Sequence from the Candidatus Hepatoplasma crinochetorum Av genome:
CTATGAAAGAAAAAAACGAGAACAAGAAAACAAAAAGAAATCAAAAATTATAGAGCAAAAAGAAATCAGAATAAGTGCTAATATTGGTTTAAATGATTTAGATGTAAAAATTAAATCAGCACGTGGTTTTATTGAAAAAGGAAATAATGTAAAAATTTCTTTAGCTTTCAAAGGAAGACAAATCGTAAGTAAAGAAATTGGTTTTGAAAAAATGAATCAATTTATTGAAAAACTTAATGATATTGCTCAAATTGATAAAAAACCACAATTAAATGGCAGATTTTACGATGCTTACTTATCACCGATTAAAAAAAATAAATAGGGAGAACACTAATGCCTAAACAGAAATCAAAAAGTTCTTTAAATAAAAGAATAAAAGTTAGAAAATCTGGTTCAATTAAAAGAGGGAAAGCAAAAACATCTCATCTTTTTGCAAATAAATCAACAAAAAATAAAAGACAAGCTCGTAAGGGTACTGATATGTCTAAATCTGATCGTAAAAGATATAAAGATTTGGTATAGAAAGGATTCATAGATATGGCAAGAGCAAAATCAGCTGTAACGAAACATAGAAGACATCGAAAGACAATAAAACAAGCAAAAGGTTATTTTGGACATAAAAGCATTGGTTACAAATCTGCAAAAGAACAAATTAGAAAATCTAATGAATATGCTTTTCGTGATCGTAAACAAGTAAAAAGAGAGTTTCGTAAAATTTGAATCAAAAGAATAAATGCAGCAGCACGTACTAATGGATTATCTTATTCACAATTTATGAATGGATTAAAGAAAGCTCAAATTGAACTTGATAGAAAAATGCTTGCGGATATTGCACTTAATAATCCTAAAGAATTTACTTCACTTTCTGAAATTGCAAAAAAAGAATTAATTAAAAAGTAAATATAATATTTTAGTTTTGTATTAAAATTAATTTTATTATGACTATTATAAGGAAAAACCGATTTATTTATAGATTGCTTATGGCCATCTTGTTTACAATCGGTTTTTCTTTTTGAACAATAATTTTATTTCTTCCTGATGATATTTTAAATATTGGAATGAATAATCTTTATTGATCTTGGTTTAGCTTAAATATAATTTTCTTTTTTGAAAGATGATTTTTAATTATTCCTAATGAAATAGTTTTCAATCTTGATCAAAAAGAAAATGAAAAGAAAAAAAGAATTTTAAGAATTGAAATTCCTATTACAATTATTGCAACAATCTTATTGATCTTCTGATTTTTAATTCAAATTTCGCAAAATTTTAATAATCCTTGAATCTTTCAAAAAGGAGAGATTGATTATTGACCAACACTTACTTTTTCAACAATTCTTATTATTAAAAGATGATTGATCATTACTGATTTTAAAAATAATATTTACAAAATTAAGATTGTCTGATTAGTTACTAACATTTTACTCTTAATTGCTTTTATTTTTTGAACTTCACAGATGATAGCATATCAATTAACTAATTATGATAAATTAGGAGCAGGAATTTATCCTTGATCAATTACGACAGCTTTTATTAATTTAATTGATAATTTTGGAATTTATTATTTTAATTATAATAATTTAGAAAAATAAAAAAAGCGATGATCTATTTTTGATCATCGCTTATAATTGTGTAATTACTCTCACTCTTAAGCTTTTCTTCAATATCACTTATCTTGATCTCATTTTTTCAATCAAATGATAATTCTTTTGTCTCATCTAATGCTAATAGCTCAAGAATTTCTCTTTTTCTTTTTTTACTATAAAAAATACTTTTGAAAGATAACATTTAATTTCCTTAATTCAAGACATTATAATTAATAAAATTATAACACACTTTAATATTTTGTTTCTTGCTTTAAGGCTTCAATATATTTTCTTCCTGTTCGCTTAATTTTTTTAGGCATTTTTAAATTTATTTGGATATAAAGATTTCCTCTTCCTTTTCCTCGTAAAATTGTAAATCCTTGATTTTTAATTCTAATTAAGGCTTTGGGATTTGAAAATTCAGGAATATGAAAAACAATTGGTTGTCCATCTATTCCTTCAATTGTATGCTTACTATCTTCCATTAAATCAAAATAATTAACATCTAAAATATAAAATAAATCATTATTTTTACGGACAAATTTGGTATTATTTTCAATTCTAAATTTTAATAATAAATCTCCCCGAGGACCACCATTTATTCCTGCTTTTCCTTCACCTGAAAGTCTCAAAGTAGTTTCGTCGTTTATCCCTGCAGGAATTTCAATTTTCTTAATTGATCCATTCATTAATCTTAAACTGATTGTTTTACCTTTGAAT
This genomic interval carries:
- the infC gene encoding translation initiation factor IF-3; its protein translation is MNERIPYSIKELLVIDSDGKKIGILNKSEALRQAREQELDLVIISKNAKIPVAKIIDYGKFRYERKKREQENKKKSKIIEQKEIRISANIGLNDLDVKIKSARGFIEKGNNVKISLAFKGRQIVSKEIGFEKMNQFIEKLNDIAQIDKKPQLNGRFYDAYLSPIKKNK
- the rpmI gene encoding 50S ribosomal protein L35 is translated as MPKQKSKSSLNKRIKVRKSGSIKRGKAKTSHLFANKSTKNKRQARKGTDMSKSDRKRYKDLV
- the rplT gene encoding 50S ribosomal protein L20, whose protein sequence is MARAKSAVTKHRRHRKTIKQAKGYFGHKSIGYKSAKEQIRKSNEYAFRDRKQVKREFRKIWIKRINAAARTNGLSYSQFMNGLKKAQIELDRKMLADIALNNPKEFTSLSEIAKKELIKK
- a CDS encoding DnaJ C-terminal domain-containing protein gives rise to the protein MATKKDYYEILGVSRNASEDDIKKAYRKLAMKYHPDRNPDNTKISEEKFKEVNEAKEVLLDKNKRNLYDNYGHAGVNQANQGRGGFNQGNFNTEDLNSIFDEFFGGNPFGGFSGFSGFTNVRRKGLNVIQQITINIKDAFKGKTISLRLMNGSIKKIEIPAGINDETTLRLSGEGKAGINGGPRGDLLLKFRIENNTKFVRKNNDLFYILDVNYFDLMEDSKHTIEGIDGQPIVFHIPEFSNPKALIRIKNQGFTILRGKGRGNLYIQINLKMPKKIKRTGRKYIEALKQETKY